Sequence from the Qipengyuania gaetbuli genome:
GCCGAAGCCGTTCACGTCGAGCGTGGGACGGGGCGGGGCGGCGAGCTGGGTTCCTCCCGCGGGCGCAGGCCGGGCCGTACCGGGCTTGATCGTCGCGCGCGCCACGGGCCCGATGCTTTCTGGCGAAGGTGCCGCCCGCGAAGTCGCGGCCATGCGCGCGAGAGTGGCGAGCTGCGCCTTTCCGACTGCATCTCCGACGCTCTCACGCGCTTCGCGCCGCTCCCTGCTCGCTGCATCAGCAGGGGCCCGTTCGACCCGCGCCGCGACCTCCAAGACTTGGTCCACCGAAATTCCCCTGAGCTCGGCTGCCAGCTTCGACCGGGTCGCGCCATCGCGCAGCTGGACCTGGAGGCTCGGCGGATCGACCTGGGTCATCGTTGCCGCGCGTGCGGGTTGTGCACGCCGGGGGGCGCGTTCCTGCGCGGTTACCGAACTTGCCACCAGGCTGCCCAGGCAAGTCGCCAGAGCCAGGCCTCGGACTGACGCGGTTCGAAGCATATGTCCCTCCTCCACTTTCGCGGACCCGGCGCAAGACTACACCAATCGGGGTCGAATGGCGATGAAGGGCGCCGCGATGGTGCGATGGAGATGATTTTCCTTGTCAGGCAAGGAAGAGCAGAGGCACACTCCCCGCATGACACGAACCGGATCGCCGCTGCGCTTCGCCCTTCCCGCCATCGCCCTTGTCGGGCTTGCCGCCTGCCAGACGGCTTATGGGGAGGAGGAAACCGCGATCGCCATGCCGACCGATGTCGCGCACGACAATCCGCTGGCCTTTGCGCAAGGCGCGTGCGGCGGGTGCCATGCGGTGGAAAAGCCCTGGCTGTCGCCCAATCCGGCGTCGCCGACCTTTGCCGATATCGCCAACCGGGAAGGCGTGACGGAAGATACGCTGCAGGCTTATCTCACCGACGCGCACAATTACCCGATGGTGATGGATTTCGACCTCGACCCCGAACAGGCCAAGGAACTGGCGCATTACATCCTGACCTTGCGCGACCCGGAATACCGCAAGCCGGTATCCTGAGCGCCGGTCAGCCGAGCTTTTCGGCGACCAGCGCCTTCAGGTCCTTTTCGCTGCGCGCGCCGATGTGGCTGATGATCTCGGCCGCACAGATCGCCCCCATGCGCAGGCACCGCTCGAGGCTTTCGCCGCGCGCATGGCCCGTCAGGAAGCCGGCAGCGAAGAGATCGCCCGCACCGGTCGTGTCGACCACCTTGTCGATCGGCTCCGCCTCGATATCGACGCGCTCGCCATAGGCGATGCCGGCCGCGCCCTTGGCGCTGCGGGTGGCGACGAGGACGGGAACCTTGCCCGCGACCTTGGCGAGACCGGCTTCGAAATCGGCTTCGCCGGTCAGGGTCGCCAGTTCATGCTCGTTGACGAAGAGGATGTCGATCAGGCCTTCGTCGATCATCTGGCGGAAATCGTCGCCGTGACGGTCGATCACGAAGCTTTCCGACGCGGTGAAGGCAACCTTGCGACCCGCGCCGCGGGCAACCTCCATGGCGCGGCGCATGGCACTGCGCGGCTCTTCCGGATCCCACAGATAGCCTTCGAGATAGAGAATGCCGGCGCTGGCGATCAGCTCGTCGTCGAGCGCGGCCGGCGGCAGGAACTGGCTCGCGCCGAGGAATGTGTTCATCGTGCGCTCGCCATCGGGTGTGACGAAGATGAGGCAGCGCGCGGTCGGCGGGTCGCCGGCGCGGGGCGCGGTGTCGAAATCGATGCCGACGGCACGGATGTCGTGGCTGAAGATCTCGCCCAGCTGGTCGGCCGCGACCTGGCCGATGAAGGCGCACTGCGCGCC
This genomic interval carries:
- a CDS encoding adenosine kinase — protein: MSQPRYDVLAIGNAIVDVMAPCADDLIEELGLAKGGMTLVDTERAKELYDAMGRATEISGGSAANTLAGMSSLGAQCAFIGQVAADQLGEIFSHDIRAVGIDFDTAPRAGDPPTARCLIFVTPDGERTMNTFLGASQFLPPAALDDELIASAGILYLEGYLWDPEEPRSAMRRAMEVARGAGRKVAFTASESFVIDRHGDDFRQMIDEGLIDILFVNEHELATLTGEADFEAGLAKVAGKVPVLVATRSAKGAAGIAYGERVDIEAEPIDKVVDTTGAGDLFAAGFLTGHARGESLERCLRMGAICAAEIISHIGARSEKDLKALVAEKLG
- a CDS encoding cytochrome c, whose product is MTRTGSPLRFALPAIALVGLAACQTAYGEEETAIAMPTDVAHDNPLAFAQGACGGCHAVEKPWLSPNPASPTFADIANREGVTEDTLQAYLTDAHNYPMVMDFDLDPEQAKELAHYILTLRDPEYRKPVS